From Seriola aureovittata isolate HTS-2021-v1 ecotype China chromosome 16, ASM2101889v1, whole genome shotgun sequence, one genomic window encodes:
- the fbxl2 gene encoding F-box/LRR-repeat protein 2, protein MNGITKGRFEVFSNSDEAPINKKLPKELLLRIFSYLDVVTLCRCAQVSKAWNVLALDGSNWQKIDLFNFQTDIEGRVVENISKRCGGFLRQLSLRGCLSVGDASMKTFAQNCRNIEVLNLNGCTKITDSTCLSLSKFCSKLKHLDLTSCVSISNHSLKALSDGCRMLEMLNLSWCDQITRDGIEALARGCTGLRALFLRGCTQLDDGALKHLQKHCPELTTINMQSCTQITDEGLVSLCRGCHKLQILCVSGCSNITDASLTALGLNCPRLKILEAARCSHVTDAGFTVLARNCHELEKMDLEECILVTDNTLVQLSIHCPRLQALSLSHCELITDDGIRALSSSTCGQERLTVVELDNCPLITDVTLEHLKSCHRLERIELYDCQQVTRAGIKRIRAHLPEIKVHAYFAPVTPPPSVHGGGQRLCRCCIIL, encoded by the exons ATGAACGGTATCACCAAGGGCCGGTTCGAG GTGTTCTCAAACAGCGATGAAGCCCCCATTAACAAGAAGCTCCCCAAAGAGCTTCTTCTTAG AATATTCTCCTATCTAGATGTGGTAACACTCTGTAGGTGTGCCCAAGTATCCAAG GCGTGGAATGTCCTGGCCCTAGATGGCAGCAACTGGCAGAAGATCGACTTGTTCAACTTCCAGACAGACATAGAG gggCGGGTGGTGGAGAACATTTCGAAGCGTTGTGGAGGCTTCCTGAGGCAGCTGAGCCTCAGGGGCTGCCTGAGCGTGGGAGATGCCTCCATGAA GACATTTGCTCAGAACTGCAGAAACATCGAGGTGTTGAATCTGAACGGCTGCACCAAGATCACAGACAGCACCTGCCTCAGCCTCAGCAAGTTTTGCTCCAAACTCAAACACCTAgatctcacttcctgtgtgtccaTCAGCAACCACTCCCTCAAGGCTCTCAG TGATGGCTGCAGAATGCTGGAGATGTTGAACCTGTCATGGTGTGACCAGATCACACGTGACGGTATTGAGGCTCTGGCTAGAGGCTGCACTGGTTTACGAGCACTGTTCCTCAGAGGCTGCACACAG CTGGACGATGGAGCATTGAAACACCTTCAGAAACACTGCCCAGAACTCACCACCATCAATATGCAGTCTTGCACA CAAATAACAGATGAAGGCCTGGTCAGTCTGTGCCGAGGATGCCACAAGCTACagatcctctgtgtgtctggCTGCAGTAACATCACGGATGCCTCTCTCACTGCACTGGGACTCAACTGTCCCCGACtcaa GATTCTTGAAGCTGCACGATGCTCCCATGTTACGGACGCAGGGTTCACTGTGCTGGCCAGG AATTGTCATGAGCTTGAAAAAATGGACTTAGAAGAATGTATTTTG GTGACAGATAACACCCTGGTTCAGCTGTCTATCCACTGCCCTCGCCTGCAAGCACTG TCCCTGTCCCACTGCGAGCTGATCACAGATGATGGCATCAGAGCTCTGAGCAGCAGTACCTGTGGCCAAGAGCGCCTCACTGTGGTGGAGCTGGACAACTGCCCCCTCATCACTGATGTTACCTTGGAGCACCTGAAGAGCTGCCATCGTCTGGAGCGCATTGAGCTCTACGACTGTCAGCAAGTCACCAGGGCTGGCATCAAACGCATCCGG GCCCATCTTCCAGAGATCAAGGTCCACGCCTACTTTGCCCCAGTGACACCCCCTCCCTCTGTACATGGAGGTGGCCAGCGTCTGTGCCGCTGCTGCATCATCCTCTGA